A genomic segment from Amygdalobacter nucleatus encodes:
- the alr gene encoding alanine racemase, which translates to MNDIKLKLAEFNKIARNYLLVDLDQAKENAQAIKSYIGPETKLLAVVKANAYGHGVLECARAFIAGGADYLGVAAADAALYLRKSGITVPILMFSDAEQLNYPTLVANDIEPAVYSAVVGRKLSLAAQAQHKQARYHLVADTGMSRIGFPSRLMLSALNEADLANLNVSADLQAALDLCRTQLKKLRSAGYLIENLSRELLEEAKQDWQTVRQLLADPNLSCQGIFSHFAKADCLGEAASKRTEEQYLLLSAFAAYLIALGYKLPLRHIANSAATVRYPEYYLDMVRPGSVLYGLPPANSPAKLPMHVKPIARWFAKIDRIFVLRANQAVSYGGLWQSETDTLVGVLAVGYADGYRRNLSNKAYVLLPTGEKAEVLGRVCMDYCMVKLPWSYAKNLRQDISQLEPVEIMGDGSNLALTADNLAELADSFNLEVCCSVAARVLRVYLQDGKVKSKRSYLFDTNSGAF; encoded by the coding sequence ATGAATGATATTAAACTAAAACTGGCAGAATTTAATAAAATAGCGCGCAATTATCTTTTGGTGGATTTAGATCAGGCTAAAGAGAATGCACAGGCTATTAAGTCCTATATAGGGCCAGAGACGAAATTGCTAGCTGTTGTCAAAGCAAATGCTTATGGCCATGGTGTATTGGAATGTGCAAGAGCTTTTATAGCAGGTGGCGCAGACTATCTAGGTGTAGCTGCTGCCGATGCTGCTTTGTATTTGCGTAAGTCAGGCATCACCGTGCCAATTTTGATGTTTTCAGATGCTGAACAGCTTAATTATCCAACATTGGTTGCCAATGACATTGAGCCTGCTGTATATAGTGCTGTGGTTGGGCGTAAGCTGAGTCTAGCTGCTCAAGCTCAGCATAAACAAGCGCGTTACCACTTAGTTGCTGATACTGGTATGAGCCGTATTGGCTTCCCTAGTCGCTTAATGCTAAGTGCATTGAATGAGGCAGATTTAGCTAATTTGAATGTCTCAGCTGATTTACAAGCAGCACTTGATTTGTGTCGTACACAGCTGAAAAAATTACGCTCAGCGGGCTATTTAATTGAAAATTTGTCTAGAGAGCTTCTGGAGGAAGCTAAGCAAGATTGGCAGACAGTAAGACAACTATTAGCTGATCCTAATTTAAGTTGTCAGGGTATTTTTTCCCACTTTGCCAAAGCTGATTGCCTAGGCGAGGCAGCTTCCAAACGGACAGAAGAACAGTATTTGCTTTTAAGCGCATTTGCAGCTTACCTCATAGCTTTAGGTTACAAGTTACCGTTAAGACATATAGCCAACAGCGCCGCAACTGTGCGTTACCCTGAGTATTATCTTGACATGGTACGACCAGGCTCTGTTTTGTATGGGTTACCACCAGCTAACAGCCCAGCCAAATTGCCAATGCATGTTAAGCCAATTGCCAGATGGTTTGCAAAGATTGATAGAATCTTTGTATTAAGGGCTAACCAAGCTGTTAGTTATGGCGGCTTATGGCAAAGCGAGACAGATACGCTAGTTGGCGTATTGGCTGTTGGTTACGCAGATGGCTATCGTCGTAACTTGAGTAACAAAGCCTATGTTCTTTTACCTACTGGCGAAAAAGCAGAGGTGTTAGGTCGTGTCTGCATGGATTATTGCATGGTTAAATTACCTTGGTCATATGCTAAAAATTTGCGCCAGGATATTAGCCAGTTAGAGCCTGTTGAGATTATGGGCGATGGTAGCAATTTGGCATTGACGGCTGATAATTTAGCTGAATTAGCCGACTCTTTTAATTTGGAAGTTTGTTGCAGTGTAGCAGCGAGAGTTCTGAGAGTGTATTTGCAGGATGGCAAAGTCAAATCCAAACGCAGTTATTTGTTTGACACAAACAGTGGTGCATTCTAA
- the rplW gene encoding 50S ribosomal protein L23 — protein sequence MKTAHDVILKPIITEHSSSEMAVGRYTFQVAVDANKVEIKDAVEKLFNVRVLDVCTMNKPGKAKRVGVHQGVSAQWKKAIVKIDLEPKAAAYLTKGGQSVAVDKKYKTTIEEFGFNQQ from the coding sequence ATGAAAACTGCTCATGATGTAATTTTGAAGCCGATTATTACGGAACATTCCAGCAGCGAAATGGCTGTTGGCCGTTATACCTTCCAAGTAGCAGTTGATGCTAACAAGGTTGAAATTAAAGATGCTGTCGAGAAACTTTTCAATGTCCGCGTTTTAGACGTTTGCACAATGAACAAGCCAGGTAAAGCAAAGCGCGTTGGCGTACACCAAGGTGTATCTGCTCAATGGAAGAAAGCAATTGTTAAGATTGACTTAGAACCAAAGGCAGCAGCTTACTTGACAAAGGGCGGTCAAAGCGTCGCGGTTGACAAGAAGTACAAGACAACAATTGAAGAATTCGGTTTTAATCAACAGTAA
- a CDS encoding Hsp33 family molecular chaperone HslO: MGESKYQFNDIRDKEDIHRLGDHVLYAEAWQGEIRLLAVDLTESMRKLQKIHDLSPSATEALGELSLTSLLLASDLKDESAWLGMSLQTAGDLGRLQVECQQNLHFRAKTSSPHAKVHINANKQLDISENLGGSGRLQVMRSFSPSLAPFISQVELQPSGLTQTLAYYLAKSEQRRSCLILQIGMNKDGISFAIGLLLEALPLATDKSIERLEQRVNNMPTLSWFVENKFDTAQILDMLMIDENIKYLKRQAVKLACSCSARKMQAALCSLQAADWQSLLKEKELTMSCDYCKRSYTFKQAELEKLYQSTHKQI; this comes from the coding sequence ATGGGCGAGAGCAAATACCAATTTAATGATATTCGCGATAAAGAAGACATCCATCGCTTGGGTGATCATGTTCTGTATGCTGAGGCGTGGCAAGGCGAAATAAGGCTACTTGCAGTCGATTTGACTGAGAGTATGCGCAAATTGCAAAAAATCCATGACTTGTCGCCCAGCGCAACAGAAGCGTTAGGTGAGTTAAGCTTAACTAGCTTACTTTTAGCTAGCGACTTGAAAGACGAATCAGCGTGGTTAGGTATGAGCTTGCAGACAGCTGGAGACTTAGGTCGTTTGCAAGTTGAATGTCAGCAGAATTTGCATTTTCGTGCCAAAACATCTAGCCCACATGCTAAAGTACATATCAACGCAAATAAGCAACTTGATATTAGTGAGAATTTAGGTGGAAGTGGCCGCTTGCAAGTTATGCGTAGCTTTTCGCCGAGCTTGGCACCATTCATTAGTCAGGTTGAATTACAGCCAAGTGGACTCACGCAGACCTTAGCCTATTACTTAGCTAAAAGTGAGCAACGCCGTAGTTGCTTGATCTTGCAAATTGGGATGAACAAAGACGGCATCAGCTTTGCAATTGGGCTTTTACTTGAAGCTTTGCCACTTGCAACAGATAAAAGCATCGAGCGCTTAGAACAACGCGTGAATAATATGCCTACACTTAGCTGGTTTGTAGAGAATAAGTTCGATACAGCTCAAATTCTTGATATGCTGATGATTGATGAGAACATCAAATATCTCAAGCGCCAAGCTGTCAAATTAGCGTGTAGTTGTAGCGCCCGAAAAATGCAGGCAGCATTGTGCAGTTTGCAAGCAGCTGATTGGCAGAGCTTACTCAAAGAAAAAGAACTTACAATGTCCTGCGACTATTGCAAACGTAGCTACACTTTTAAACAAGCTGAGTTAGAAAAGCTCTATCAATCTACACATAAGCAGATTTAG
- a CDS encoding PucR family transcriptional regulator, with product MELEVLEKCIQDMQVILDRMVAIVSPDGKVIAATNEEEVGRVYPNVAVFFASADKIAVQDETTMMKLHISGQPKFAIVIDGTDNQAHTYISLINRWLLAELEDEVHEADFNAFLKNILLENELPGDIPLKARDFKIAYAAKRCAFLVSIDENECQNVIDILRSLYPNRQQDFILPIDQENIVVLKDLQRDQDGNFSVDLSIDEVAETILNTLKAELMTSFHIGVGTMIETLKDVAKSYREATLALVIGRIFSPENDIMKYEQLGLGRLIYQLSPTLCKMFLDEVFPDNSYFQLDNETLLTIDKFFENNLNGSETSRQLFVHRNTLVYRLDKVQKLTRLDLRKFDDAVLFKLASMVRLYLEYQERQNFGDKDDKRLMRR from the coding sequence ATGGAATTAGAAGTTCTGGAAAAGTGTATTCAGGATATGCAAGTAATTTTAGATCGGATGGTAGCAATTGTTAGCCCTGATGGTAAGGTCATTGCTGCTACCAATGAGGAAGAAGTTGGACGTGTTTATCCTAACGTCGCAGTTTTCTTTGCTAGTGCTGATAAAATTGCTGTACAAGATGAAACAACAATGATGAAGTTACATATCAGTGGCCAGCCTAAATTTGCAATCGTGATTGATGGCACTGATAATCAGGCTCACACATACATTAGTTTAATTAACCGTTGGCTCTTAGCAGAATTGGAAGATGAGGTCCATGAAGCTGACTTCAACGCCTTCTTGAAAAATATTTTACTTGAGAATGAGTTGCCTGGTGATATTCCACTGAAAGCTCGTGATTTTAAGATTGCCTATGCTGCTAAACGTTGCGCTTTCTTAGTTAGCATTGATGAGAATGAATGCCAGAATGTGATTGATATTTTACGCAGCTTATACCCGAATCGCCAGCAAGATTTTATCCTGCCGATTGATCAAGAGAATATTGTCGTGCTCAAAGATTTACAGCGTGATCAAGATGGTAATTTCTCAGTTGATCTGTCGATTGATGAAGTTGCTGAGACCATTTTGAACACGTTGAAAGCTGAATTGATGACGTCCTTCCATATCGGTGTCGGTACTATGATTGAGACACTCAAAGATGTGGCAAAGTCCTATCGTGAAGCTACGTTGGCCCTTGTAATAGGCCGTATCTTCTCACCTGAGAATGATATTATGAAATACGAGCAGTTAGGTTTAGGCCGCTTGATTTACCAGTTGTCACCAACTCTATGCAAGATGTTCTTGGATGAAGTTTTCCCTGACAATTCCTATTTCCAGTTGGACAATGAAACATTATTGACGATTGATAAGTTCTTTGAAAATAACTTGAACGGTTCTGAAACTTCCAGACAATTGTTCGTACACCGTAATACTTTAGTATATCGTTTGGACAAGGTTCAGAAACTGACGCGTTTGGATTTGCGTAAGTTCGATGATGCTGTTTTGTTCAAGCTGGCAAGTATGGTTCGCTTGTATTTAGAGTATCAGGAACGCCAAAATTTCGGTGATAAAGATGATAAACGCTTAATGAGACGTTGA
- the ftsX gene encoding permease-like cell division protein FtsX, which translates to MKINTLGNLFKESIKNSVRHPLVTIASITTVALMLLILGVFTIFSMNITQILDRAGQQPTVEIYADYDITEPQLQAIWQRLQSSENVKSAEMRSPKQNLEIFRETLGDKASVLDRLKADRLPYSFIVQLKDPSLLDNFRVEISSQQGVRDVRYAGELLNFFAKAQNSVNIAFIIAFVALALIAMFIISNMVRVSVLARREEVQIMKYIGATTLYIRIPYVFEGALVGCIGSFISSIMVYFIYASVYHKLMNGVDVNSYYALVDVAAAFWPSALICLVFGVLIGSIGSAISVRRYVQV; encoded by the coding sequence ATGAAGATTAATACATTAGGTAACTTATTTAAAGAGAGTATTAAAAATAGTGTGCGACATCCGTTGGTAACAATTGCGTCTATAACCACGGTGGCTTTGATGCTGTTGATTCTTGGCGTATTTACTATTTTTTCTATGAATATCACGCAAATTCTTGACCGCGCTGGCCAACAGCCAACAGTTGAGATTTATGCTGATTACGATATTACAGAACCGCAACTGCAAGCCATTTGGCAACGCCTACAAAGCTCAGAGAACGTCAAGAGCGCTGAGATGCGTTCCCCAAAACAGAACTTGGAGATTTTTCGTGAAACGTTAGGTGACAAAGCTAGTGTCTTGGATCGCTTGAAAGCTGATCGTTTGCCTTATAGCTTTATAGTACAGCTGAAAGATCCATCTCTGTTGGATAATTTCCGGGTTGAAATTAGTTCACAGCAGGGTGTGCGTGATGTGCGCTATGCGGGCGAACTTTTGAATTTCTTTGCCAAGGCTCAAAACAGTGTGAACATTGCCTTTATCATTGCCTTTGTGGCTTTAGCATTGATCGCTATGTTCATTATTTCTAACATGGTGCGTGTGTCAGTGTTGGCGCGACGTGAGGAAGTTCAAATTATGAAATATATCGGCGCAACAACCTTGTACATACGCATTCCATACGTGTTTGAAGGCGCGCTTGTGGGCTGCATCGGTTCGTTTATAAGTAGCATCATGGTCTATTTCATTTATGCTAGTGTTTACCACAAATTGATGAACGGTGTTGATGTTAATTCATATTATGCTTTGGTTGACGTAGCAGCTGCCTTTTGGCCATCAGCTTTAATTTGCCTTGTCTTTGGTGTGCTGATTGGTTCAATTGGTAGTGCTATTTCTGTCAGACGTTATGTCCAAGTCTAA
- the rplD gene encoding 50S ribosomal protein L4 produces the protein MAKLDVYNKLGEVVGQIELSDAIFAIQPNESVVHQVVKQQLANKRQGTSSTLTRSEVRGGGRKPWRQKGTGRARQGSIRAAQWVGGGIIFGPKPRNYSFAVPKKQRRLALKSVFSSKLAADSIKVVEDLNLEEIKTKAFVTVLQALKLDNKSMLIVEAGENKNLQLSARNLPQVATCRVNTLNVYDILSKDVLVLTKEAALKIQEVYA, from the coding sequence ATGGCTAAATTAGATGTATACAATAAATTAGGTGAAGTAGTTGGCCAGATCGAATTAAGTGATGCGATTTTTGCCATTCAACCGAATGAAAGTGTTGTACACCAAGTTGTAAAACAACAATTGGCAAACAAGCGCCAAGGCACTAGTTCCACATTGACACGTAGCGAAGTTAGAGGCGGCGGCCGTAAGCCATGGCGTCAAAAGGGTACAGGTCGTGCTCGTCAAGGTTCTATCAGAGCTGCACAATGGGTCGGCGGCGGTATCATTTTTGGACCTAAGCCACGTAATTATTCTTTCGCAGTGCCTAAGAAGCAACGCCGTTTAGCTTTGAAGAGCGTGTTCTCAAGCAAATTGGCAGCTGACAGCATTAAGGTTGTGGAAGATTTGAACTTGGAAGAAATCAAGACAAAGGCATTTGTGACTGTTTTACAAGCTTTGAAACTTGATAACAAGAGTATGTTGATTGTTGAAGCTGGCGAAAACAAGAATTTGCAATTGTCCGCTCGCAACTTGCCACAAGTAGCAACTTGCCGTGTCAATACATTGAATGTTTATGACATTTTGAGCAAGGACGTCTTAGTTTTGACTAAGGAAGCTGCCTTGAAGATTCAGGAGGTATATGCGTAA
- a CDS encoding ABC transporter ATP-binding protein has product MAKVSLKNVYKRYEGGFVAVSDFNLEIDDKEFIILVGPSGCGKSTTLRMIAGLEEITDGEIYIGDKLVNDVPPKDRDIAMVFQNYALYPHMTVFDNMAFGLKLRKIPKDEIKRRVEEAAKILEISHLLERKPKALSGGQRQRVALGRAIVRNPKVFLMDEPLSNLDAKLRVQMRVEITKLHQRLATTIIYVTHDQTEAMTMGTRIVVMKDGVVQQVDDPTQIYQHPVNTFVAGFIGMPPMNFIDSELSEDNGRLYVKFAGTRLALPNDKYNIDKVRAYIGKPIMLGLRPETISDAKEEVEKGRETHSTFEANVDVLERLGAETYLYVSVDNENLVARVDPTTSATKVNDQIELVVSTDRVVLFDKETEKTIIS; this is encoded by the coding sequence ATGGCAAAGGTTTCATTGAAGAACGTCTATAAGCGCTATGAGGGCGGATTTGTAGCAGTCTCTGATTTTAATTTGGAGATTGATGATAAGGAATTTATCATTTTGGTTGGCCCTTCTGGTTGCGGTAAATCAACAACTTTGCGTATGATCGCTGGCTTGGAAGAGATTACAGATGGCGAGATTTACATTGGCGATAAGTTAGTTAATGATGTACCACCTAAAGATCGTGATATTGCGATGGTTTTCCAGAACTATGCTTTGTATCCACACATGACAGTGTTCGATAATATGGCGTTCGGTTTGAAATTGCGTAAGATTCCTAAGGATGAAATTAAGCGCCGTGTCGAAGAGGCTGCTAAGATTTTGGAAATCAGCCACTTGTTAGAGCGTAAACCAAAGGCTTTGTCTGGTGGTCAACGTCAACGTGTTGCTTTGGGCCGTGCTATCGTGCGTAACCCTAAAGTCTTCTTGATGGATGAGCCTTTGTCCAACTTGGATGCTAAATTACGTGTACAGATGCGTGTTGAGATTACTAAACTGCATCAGCGCTTAGCTACAACTATTATCTACGTTACTCACGACCAGACAGAAGCTATGACAATGGGTACACGTATTGTTGTTATGAAAGATGGCGTTGTCCAACAAGTTGATGACCCTACACAGATTTATCAACATCCAGTTAATACATTCGTTGCTGGCTTTATTGGTATGCCACCAATGAACTTCATTGATTCTGAGTTATCAGAAGATAATGGTCGCTTGTATGTTAAGTTCGCAGGTACGCGTTTAGCTTTGCCTAATGATAAATACAACATTGACAAAGTTCGTGCTTACATCGGTAAGCCAATCATGCTAGGCTTACGTCCTGAAACAATCAGCGATGCTAAGGAAGAGGTTGAGAAAGGCCGCGAGACACATTCTACTTTCGAGGCAAATGTTGACGTCTTGGAGCGTTTAGGTGCAGAGACTTATCTCTATGTTTCTGTTGACAATGAGAACTTGGTCGCACGTGTCGATCCAACTACTTCTGCTACTAAGGTCAATGATCAGATTGAATTAGTGGTCAGCACCGACCGCGTTGTACTCTTTGATAAAGAGACAGAGAAGACAATTATTTCATAA
- the ftsE gene encoding cell division ATP-binding protein FtsE translates to MIEFDHVSMAYQLSEELALKNVSFKVERGEFVFIIGSSGSGKSTIIKLLTCEERPLKGEIIVNGFSLNTIKKKQIPYLRRNIGMVFQDFRLIPSKTVFENVSYAMEIVGASRKAILHQVPMVLSIVGLRNRQSAYPYELSGGEQQRVAIARAMVNRPMMILADEPTGNLDPVNSESIMALLAEINKSGTTVLVCSHDKDLVNRMKKRVIMIDDGMKIRDDSEGTFYAEPNYLQATSEQVEPSSKELDESQQVASNNSEETMSTASSQAETTEVADTTTDTAASTANKELGAETALPVSTKLNVSRVSEQAEPTLERKTVNTQAGTNMQARSWTEAVRNSLYHEQEADDKLFSNAQTEIELDGTNTSGQKQQRSNLSSERIERWGKRRF, encoded by the coding sequence ATGATTGAATTTGATCACGTCAGCATGGCTTATCAGCTGAGTGAAGAATTAGCGTTAAAGAATGTCAGCTTCAAAGTTGAGCGTGGTGAGTTTGTCTTTATTATTGGCTCAAGTGGTTCTGGTAAGTCGACAATTATTAAACTTTTGACATGCGAAGAAAGACCATTAAAGGGTGAGATAATTGTTAATGGCTTTAGTTTGAATACAATTAAGAAGAAGCAAATTCCGTATTTGCGCCGCAATATTGGCATGGTTTTCCAAGACTTCCGCTTGATTCCATCCAAAACGGTCTTTGAGAATGTTAGTTACGCAATGGAGATTGTCGGTGCTAGCCGCAAAGCTATCTTGCACCAAGTGCCGATGGTTTTGTCTATAGTTGGTTTGCGTAATCGTCAGTCAGCTTATCCGTATGAGCTATCTGGTGGTGAGCAGCAACGTGTAGCTATTGCTAGAGCAATGGTTAACCGCCCGATGATGATTTTAGCCGATGAGCCAACTGGTAACTTGGACCCTGTCAACTCTGAAAGCATTATGGCTTTGTTAGCAGAGATTAATAAGAGCGGCACTACAGTTTTGGTCTGCAGTCATGATAAAGACTTGGTCAATCGTATGAAGAAACGTGTCATTATGATTGATGACGGTATGAAAATTCGTGACGATAGCGAAGGTACTTTTTATGCCGAGCCTAATTATCTACAGGCAACTAGCGAACAAGTAGAGCCTTCAAGCAAAGAGCTTGATGAGAGCCAGCAAGTTGCTTCGAATAATTCTGAAGAAACAATGTCAACTGCTTCTTCACAAGCTGAAACGACTGAAGTTGCCGATACAACGACAGATACAGCTGCTTCTACAGCTAACAAAGAGCTTGGAGCTGAAACAGCATTGCCAGTTAGCACCAAGCTGAATGTGAGCCGTGTCTCTGAGCAAGCTGAGCCTACGCTGGAGCGCAAAACGGTTAATACGCAAGCTGGAACGAATATGCAGGCTAGGTCGTGGACAGAGGCGGTTCGAAATAGCCTCTACCATGAACAAGAGGCGGATGATAAGCTTTTTAGCAATGCCCAAACTGAAATTGAACTGGATGGAACGAATACATCTGGTCAGAAACAGCAACGTAGCAATTTAAGCAGCGAACGCATAGAGCGCTGGGGGAAACGCCGCTTCTAA
- the rplC gene encoding 50S ribosomal protein L3: MKAYMLGRKAGMTQLFGEDGKAVPVTVIECGPIKVVQKKSVEVDGYTAVKFGFGEANANQVNKPDKGQFAKIDAEPMKLLAECVVDSTDDYEIGQEIKVSDSLNLGMLVDVSGLSKGKGFAGNIKRHGQKGGKEAHGSKYHRRVGSLGASAYPARVRKGKKMPGHMGARNVTVQNLEVVLVDGERNILAVKGAVPGPRGGWLEIRAAVKAGKQE; encoded by the coding sequence ATGAAAGCTTATATGCTTGGTAGAAAAGCTGGTATGACACAGCTTTTCGGAGAAGATGGCAAAGCTGTTCCAGTAACTGTTATTGAGTGCGGCCCAATTAAGGTTGTACAAAAGAAGAGCGTCGAAGTTGACGGTTACACAGCTGTTAAGTTTGGTTTTGGCGAAGCTAACGCTAACCAAGTTAACAAGCCAGACAAGGGCCAGTTCGCAAAGATCGATGCTGAACCTATGAAGTTACTCGCAGAGTGCGTTGTAGATTCAACAGATGATTATGAAATTGGTCAGGAAATCAAAGTTTCAGATAGTTTGAACTTAGGCATGCTCGTTGATGTCAGCGGCTTGTCAAAAGGTAAGGGCTTCGCTGGTAACATTAAGCGCCACGGCCAAAAAGGCGGTAAAGAAGCTCACGGTTCTAAGTATCATCGTCGTGTCGGTTCTTTGGGTGCATCAGCTTATCCAGCTCGTGTTCGTAAAGGTAAGAAGATGCCTGGCCATATGGGTGCTCGCAATGTAACAGTTCAGAATTTGGAAGTTGTCTTAGTTGACGGCGAACGTAATATCTTGGCTGTTAAAGGTGCTGTTCCAGGTCCACGTGGCGGCTGGCTAGAGATTCGTGCTGCTGTTAAGGCTGGCAAGCAGGAATAG
- the rpsJ gene encoding 30S ribosomal protein S10: protein MAKNQKIRIRLKAFDHEILDLSAKRIVETVERTGASVSGPVPLPTRKEVVTILRSPFKHKDSREQFESRTHKRLIDIFAPSQKTVEALMSLDMPAGVNIEIKL from the coding sequence ATGGCAAAAAATCAGAAGATCAGAATTCGTTTGAAGGCTTTTGATCATGAAATTCTTGATTTGTCAGCAAAAAGAATTGTTGAAACAGTGGAGCGCACAGGCGCTAGTGTTTCTGGCCCAGTACCACTGCCAACACGCAAAGAGGTTGTTACAATCTTGCGTTCCCCATTCAAGCACAAAGACTCACGTGAACAATTTGAGTCACGTACACATAAGCGCTTGATCGACATTTTTGCACCAAGTCAGAAAACTGTTGAGGCATTGATGAGCTTGGATATGCCCGCAGGCGTTAACATTGAAATCAAGCTCTAA
- a CDS encoding murein hydrolase activator EnvC family protein — translation MKKITQKLGRKRAGFLVALLATALLMWPTVPLKATDSLTAKEQEIRQNKQQALQNLQQAKIRANSQARDFESLKKEVDELREKGKASEGEVAYLQGTFDKALQELEQAQSVYEHAVAEMERQQKLYEDRLVVIFETRNDNSWLNILISSKNLQAFHTRYELSRIIADNDKQALDSLESSMDYAKLSKDNAKKTQEQADKLLKNAKKQLENLRNDISMSEQNLLEQQNKLSQAQANIKSLEASSANYDAQLKQIGEERKRQAAEQAKRIAEMKQGVGKGFVKQVSNSNFKNAPTPQAPVNNAPTRATGGWAFPNAYSSTITCPFGYGDNVLSNSYFHRGVDFQAAFGSNVVAASSGTVTKAYNPYEGQNTSPGSYGNYIVIDHGGGIVTLYGHLKNVMVSEGQQVQAGQLIGCAGSTGNSTGPHLHFEVQVNGNLENPMGYLG, via the coding sequence ATGAAGAAAATTACTCAAAAATTAGGTCGAAAGAGAGCTGGCTTTTTAGTAGCGCTTTTGGCTACGGCTTTATTAATGTGGCCGACAGTTCCACTGAAAGCTACTGATTCTTTAACTGCTAAAGAACAAGAAATTCGCCAGAACAAGCAGCAAGCTTTGCAAAATTTGCAGCAAGCTAAGATTAGAGCAAACAGTCAGGCGAGAGATTTCGAGTCACTCAAAAAAGAAGTTGATGAGTTAAGAGAAAAAGGTAAAGCAAGCGAGGGTGAGGTGGCTTACCTGCAAGGCACTTTTGACAAAGCTTTGCAGGAGCTTGAACAAGCCCAGTCTGTTTATGAGCATGCTGTAGCTGAGATGGAGCGCCAACAAAAATTATATGAAGATCGCTTGGTTGTCATCTTTGAAACAAGGAATGACAATAGCTGGTTGAACATTTTGATTAGCTCTAAGAACTTGCAGGCTTTCCATACCCGTTATGAGTTAAGCCGCATCATTGCGGACAATGATAAACAAGCTTTAGACAGCTTGGAGTCAAGCATGGATTATGCTAAATTGAGCAAAGACAATGCCAAAAAGACGCAAGAACAAGCTGACAAATTGCTTAAAAATGCTAAGAAGCAATTGGAAAATTTACGCAATGATATTAGTATGAGCGAACAAAATTTGCTTGAACAGCAGAACAAATTGTCACAAGCCCAAGCTAATATTAAGAGCTTGGAAGCAAGCTCGGCTAACTACGATGCGCAACTCAAACAAATTGGTGAAGAACGTAAGAGACAAGCAGCTGAACAGGCTAAACGCATAGCTGAGATGAAGCAGGGAGTAGGTAAAGGCTTTGTTAAACAGGTAAGCAATAGCAATTTCAAAAATGCGCCAACCCCACAAGCTCCAGTGAATAATGCACCAACAAGAGCCACAGGTGGCTGGGCTTTCCCTAATGCTTATAGCAGCACAATCACTTGTCCATTTGGTTACGGCGACAATGTCCTGAGCAATTCCTATTTCCATCGTGGCGTTGACTTTCAAGCAGCCTTTGGCTCAAACGTAGTTGCAGCCAGCAGCGGTACAGTTACTAAAGCATATAACCCATATGAAGGCCAGAATACATCACCAGGTTCTTATGGCAACTACATTGTTATTGACCACGGCGGCGGAATTGTAACACTATACGGCCATTTGAAAAATGTTATGGTTTCAGAAGGCCAACAGGTGCAAGCGGGCCAGCTAATTGGTTGCGCAGGTTCAACTGGTAACTCAACTGGACCTCACTTGCATTTTGAAGTGCAGGTCAACGGCAACTTGGAAAATCCAATGGGTTACCTTGGCTGA